In Mycolicibacterium alvei, a single window of DNA contains:
- the arsB gene encoding ACR3 family arsenite efflux transporter: MTDTTTSATPVVGKLSTLDRYLPVWIGAAMVAGLLLGRWVPGLNIALEKVQIDGISLPIALGLLIMMYPVLAKVRYDRLDTVTGDRRLLLSSLLLNWVLGPALMFALAWLLLPDLPEYRTGLIIVGLARCIAMVIIWNDLACGDREAAAVLVALNSIFQVIMFAVLGWFYLSVLPGWLGLEQTSIDTSPWQIAKSVLIFLGIPLLAGYLSRRLGEKARSREWYESEFLPRIGPWALYGLLFTIVVLFALQGDQITNRPLDVVRIALPLLAYFAIMWGGGYLLGTMLGLGYERTTTLAFTAAGNNFELAIAVAIATYGATSGQALAGVVGPLIEVPVLVALVYVSLALRKRFSHHTAPRRSDRP; the protein is encoded by the coding sequence ATCGGGGCGGCGATGGTCGCGGGCCTGCTGCTGGGCCGATGGGTCCCGGGTCTGAATATCGCACTGGAAAAGGTTCAGATCGACGGGATTTCGCTGCCGATCGCCCTCGGCTTGCTGATCATGATGTATCCGGTACTGGCCAAGGTCCGGTACGACCGGCTCGACACCGTCACCGGCGACCGCAGGCTGCTGCTGTCCTCGCTGCTGCTGAACTGGGTGCTCGGGCCGGCGTTGATGTTCGCCCTGGCCTGGCTGTTGCTGCCCGATCTGCCCGAGTACCGCACCGGGCTCATCATCGTCGGGCTGGCCCGCTGCATTGCCATGGTCATCATCTGGAACGACCTGGCCTGCGGAGACCGCGAAGCCGCAGCCGTGCTGGTCGCGCTCAACTCGATCTTCCAGGTCATCATGTTCGCCGTGCTGGGCTGGTTCTACCTGTCGGTGCTGCCCGGCTGGCTCGGCCTGGAACAAACCAGCATCGACACCTCACCGTGGCAGATCGCCAAATCGGTACTGATATTCCTCGGTATTCCGTTGCTCGCGGGATATCTGTCGCGCCGACTGGGGGAGAAGGCCAGAAGTCGCGAGTGGTATGAATCTGAGTTCCTGCCCAGAATCGGGCCGTGGGCACTCTACGGGCTGCTGTTCACCATCGTGGTTCTCTTTGCGCTGCAAGGTGATCAGATCACCAATCGGCCCCTGGACGTGGTTCGCATCGCGCTGCCGCTGTTGGCGTATTTCGCCATCATGTGGGGAGGCGGCTATCTACTCGGAACCATGCTCGGTCTGGGCTACGAGCGCACCACCACCCTGGCGTTCACGGCGGCAGGCAACAATTTCGAGCTGGCCATCGCCGTGGCGATCGCCACCTACGGCGCCACTTCCGGCCAAGCTCTGGCCGGGGTGGTCGGACCGCTGATCGAAGTGCCGGTCCTGGTCGCTCTGGTCTACGTCTCGCTGGCGCTGCGCAAGCGGTTCAGCCACCACACCGCACCGCGTCGGAGTGATCGGCCATGA
- a CDS encoding thermonuclease family protein → MDHPTAVNRTLGYLVRADGWDYSVEAARAGMAHAYVYDRRPVVRYDAIAAAANEARQAHRGLWGPPCNGNTDSVPR, encoded by the coding sequence GTGGATCATCCAACTGCAGTTAACCGCACCCTGGGCTACCTGGTCCGCGCCGACGGCTGGGACTACTCGGTGGAAGCCGCGAGAGCCGGGATGGCCCATGCGTATGTCTACGATCGTCGCCCTGTCGTCCGATATGACGCGATCGCCGCCGCCGCGAATGAAGCCAGACAAGCGCATCGCGGCCTGTGGGGCCCGCCGTGCAACGGCAACACGGACTCGGTTCCGCGCTGA
- a CDS encoding tyrosine-type recombinase/integrase, with protein MDDGIEPRLVEVLDVPRLGAVVRGNAGSLPWRLVDESGAGVNHVNLWLADLFACDNSPATLRAYAYDLLSWSRFLGALQVSWTQATRGEVRDWVRWYRCRANPQRRRGSSADTHRPTPGSVNERTGKAYLESSYARSSMNRRLSSLSGFYEFALESDLGPLINPVPKSRDDLTRLDVHRQHFDNPRPQKRAPYRQKLVERAPRALSDDLYEEVFASLRTNRDRAIVATAISSGLRASELLSMRRGMLHAADQTADVIPKGGNGSRVMVRISPTAYLWIARYLAERPVGPPEEPVWLTLRGTPRPLSYWAMRQILERSNALLGSNVTMHDFRHTFCMRLAQDENMTIAEMQELMRHASIASTTRYLRPTVAELVDKLDQHWNRPPSPQPTPAKGYAAEDLQVLFGRAF; from the coding sequence ATGGATGACGGGATCGAACCGAGACTTGTGGAGGTTCTCGATGTCCCGAGGCTTGGTGCGGTCGTTCGCGGCAATGCGGGCTCGTTGCCGTGGCGTTTGGTCGACGAGTCGGGTGCCGGCGTAAACCACGTCAATCTGTGGTTGGCCGACCTGTTCGCGTGCGACAACTCGCCTGCGACGCTGCGCGCCTATGCGTACGACCTACTGAGCTGGAGTCGTTTCCTCGGCGCACTGCAGGTTTCGTGGACTCAGGCAACGCGGGGCGAAGTCCGGGACTGGGTGAGGTGGTACCGGTGTCGCGCGAACCCGCAACGACGCCGCGGATCGAGTGCGGATACTCATCGGCCGACCCCAGGTTCTGTGAACGAGCGGACGGGCAAGGCCTACCTGGAGTCTTCCTACGCGCGGTCGTCGATGAATCGCAGACTGTCGTCGCTCAGTGGCTTCTACGAGTTCGCCCTGGAGTCGGATCTCGGGCCGCTCATCAACCCGGTACCGAAATCGCGCGACGATCTCACTCGACTCGACGTGCACCGCCAGCACTTCGATAACCCGCGCCCCCAAAAGCGCGCGCCTTATCGGCAGAAGCTAGTGGAACGTGCGCCGCGCGCGCTCAGCGACGACCTGTACGAGGAGGTATTTGCATCGCTGAGAACAAACCGCGACCGTGCCATTGTCGCTACGGCGATCTCCTCTGGTTTACGCGCCAGTGAACTGCTCAGCATGCGGCGGGGGATGCTCCATGCCGCCGACCAAACCGCCGATGTAATACCCAAGGGCGGGAATGGAAGTCGTGTCATGGTCCGTATCAGTCCCACTGCGTATCTCTGGATCGCCCGGTACCTTGCTGAGCGCCCCGTGGGTCCGCCTGAAGAGCCAGTCTGGCTGACATTGCGCGGCACACCGCGGCCGCTGAGCTATTGGGCAATGCGACAGATCCTTGAACGCAGCAACGCGCTGCTGGGCTCCAACGTCACGATGCATGACTTCCGGCACACCTTCTGCATGCGTCTCGCCCAGGACGAGAACATGACCATCGCGGAAATGCAGGAGCTGATGCGGCACGCGTCGATCGCCAGCACCACACGCTACCTGCGACCCACCGTAGCCGAACTCGTCGACAAACTTGATCAGCACTGGAATAGACCCCCGTCACCGCAGCCCACGCCGGCGAAAGGCTATGCGGCAGAAGATCTCCAAGTTCTTTTCGGTCGGGCATTCTGA
- a CDS encoding tyrosine-type recombinase/integrase, producing the protein MLGVIRPGHDWLIENKQARFYRDWTTTHEPKAWDRYFAAAEHEGAPEVKKWRTATHLVRISICNGLPITELHSQHVLAYRDFLVSTGRMPGDLLAMWHYGRRGGLFAGEADDLRHYLIAKRLSPTELVDRFNVRAPSVRGLLIAYLAEIAVGQDYASLDGTSRNLVKLFWKPIEDANPGIDTISLTKAQASAWKEWLRTKPDGTPRRHAESILGAVRSFYLDVAAWSHEDPSTWAHWAVSCPVSIRDVRGQQKRRAQRAHRMHARTRTLTPHVDALVAAARRAYVQAAELQAVATTAPFGEPFAVHGSTYIKHTPGKRADRVRIHVLQDGSEKRVDIHYTVTRAFMTWTIIEVLRHTGIRIEEMLELTHLSIKQYRKPDGTVIPLLQIAPSKTDQERIFPCSPELTTTLARLVEFVSIDGRVPLCCRIDTQERQVSAPMPHLIQIREGGRSRVINQCTVRKWLSELANSMALKDADGTSLHFTPHDFRRIFITDIVNAGFPIHLAAKMVGHNNIEVTRGYTAVYQKDVFEAYDRFIDNRRQARPSAEYREPTQAEWDEFVEHFGQRRIALGNCHRPYGSDCSHEHACIRCDFCEVEPAQAARLDEIRDNLRLQVVEAQKNRWLGDVNQLRLTIEHADRKAARLAALTEAAPVLLAAHTS; encoded by the coding sequence ATGCTGGGGGTCATTCGTCCCGGCCATGACTGGTTGATCGAGAACAAGCAGGCGCGGTTCTACCGTGACTGGACGACCACGCACGAACCGAAGGCGTGGGATCGCTACTTCGCCGCCGCGGAGCACGAGGGCGCACCGGAAGTGAAGAAATGGCGAACCGCCACCCACCTGGTACGTATCAGCATCTGCAACGGGCTGCCAATCACCGAGCTGCACAGCCAGCATGTGTTGGCCTACCGAGACTTTCTCGTCTCGACCGGCAGGATGCCGGGGGATCTTCTCGCCATGTGGCACTACGGACGCCGCGGCGGACTGTTCGCCGGTGAAGCCGACGACCTGCGGCACTACCTCATCGCCAAACGTCTCAGTCCCACCGAACTGGTCGACCGCTTCAATGTGCGAGCTCCCAGCGTGCGAGGACTGTTGATCGCCTACCTCGCCGAGATCGCCGTCGGTCAGGACTACGCCAGCCTGGACGGAACCAGCCGAAACCTGGTGAAGCTGTTCTGGAAACCGATCGAAGACGCCAACCCCGGCATCGACACAATCAGTTTGACGAAGGCCCAGGCATCCGCCTGGAAAGAGTGGTTGCGCACCAAACCGGATGGGACTCCGCGCCGGCACGCCGAGAGCATTCTGGGAGCGGTCCGCAGCTTCTACCTCGACGTGGCTGCCTGGTCCCACGAGGATCCCTCGACGTGGGCCCATTGGGCTGTCTCATGCCCGGTCAGCATCCGCGACGTCCGAGGCCAGCAGAAGCGCCGGGCCCAGCGGGCACACCGCATGCATGCCCGCACCCGCACCCTCACCCCGCACGTCGATGCACTCGTCGCTGCAGCCCGGCGGGCGTACGTGCAAGCAGCAGAGCTGCAAGCGGTCGCGACGACAGCGCCGTTCGGTGAACCGTTCGCCGTGCACGGGAGCACCTACATCAAGCACACACCGGGCAAGCGGGCCGACCGAGTGCGCATCCATGTTCTGCAGGATGGATCGGAGAAGCGGGTTGACATCCACTACACCGTGACACGGGCCTTCATGACCTGGACGATCATCGAGGTGTTGCGCCACACCGGTATCCGGATCGAAGAGATGCTGGAGCTGACCCATCTGAGCATCAAGCAGTACCGCAAACCCGATGGCACCGTGATACCGCTCCTGCAGATCGCACCGAGCAAGACCGATCAGGAGCGGATATTTCCCTGCAGCCCGGAGTTGACCACCACCTTGGCGCGACTGGTCGAGTTCGTCAGCATCGATGGCCGCGTTCCGCTGTGCTGCCGAATCGACACACAGGAACGCCAGGTGTCGGCGCCGATGCCGCATCTGATCCAGATCCGAGAGGGTGGACGGTCGCGGGTAATCAACCAGTGCACGGTCCGAAAGTGGTTATCAGAGCTGGCCAACAGCATGGCCTTGAAGGACGCTGACGGTACTTCGCTGCATTTCACGCCACACGACTTTCGCCGGATCTTCATCACCGACATCGTCAACGCCGGGTTCCCGATCCATTTGGCCGCAAAGATGGTGGGCCACAACAATATCGAAGTCACGCGCGGCTACACCGCGGTGTATCAGAAAGATGTCTTCGAGGCATATGACCGGTTCATCGACAACCGTAGACAGGCACGGCCATCGGCCGAATACCGTGAGCCCACCCAAGCCGAATGGGACGAGTTCGTCGAACACTTCGGCCAGCGCCGGATCGCGCTCGGCAATTGCCACCGCCCCTATGGATCTGACTGTTCCCATGAACATGCCTGCATCCGGTGCGATTTCTGCGAGGTTGAACCGGCCCAGGCCGCAAGGCTCGATGAGATCCGTGACAACCTTCGCCTCCAGGTGGTCGAGGCCCAAAAGAACCGGTGGCTGGGCGACGTTAACCAATTACGCCTCACCATTGAGCACGCCGACCGCAAGGCGGCGAGGCTGGCAGCCCTCACCGAGGCGGCCCCGGTACTCCTTGCCGCGCACACGTCCTGA
- a CDS encoding Rv2640c family ArsR-like transcriptional regulator: MPKALPVIDMSAPVCCAPVAAGPISDADALQVAMRLKALADPVRVKMMSLLFSSRPGEETSGDLAAVLDLSESTVSHHLGQLRKAGLVISDRRGMNVFHRVKPEALQALCVVLDPNCCT; encoded by the coding sequence ATGCCCAAAGCGCTGCCCGTGATCGACATGTCCGCCCCGGTGTGCTGCGCCCCGGTCGCCGCGGGCCCGATCAGCGACGCCGATGCCCTGCAGGTCGCGATGCGGCTCAAGGCGCTCGCCGACCCGGTGCGGGTCAAGATGATGTCGCTGCTGTTCAGCTCACGCCCCGGCGAAGAGACCAGCGGCGATCTGGCCGCGGTGCTCGACCTGAGTGAATCCACCGTCAGCCACCACCTGGGCCAGCTCCGCAAAGCCGGGCTGGTGATCTCCGACCGGCGCGGCATGAACGTCTTTCACCGCGTCAAACCCGAAGCCCTGCAGGCACTCTGCGTCGTCCTCGACCCCAACTGCTGCACCTAG
- a CDS encoding ArsI/CadI family heavy metal resistance metalloenzyme, with translation MSRMQLALNVDDLDEAITFYTKLFGVDPAKVKPGYANFAVAEPPLKLVLLENPGKGGTINHLGVEVQSSDKVHAEIARLTGEGLFTDEEIGTTCCFATQDKVWVTGPAGEKWEVYTVLADSDTFGTSPQHLDDSADGEGGVCCGGASKEADPAAASCC, from the coding sequence ATGTCCCGTATGCAACTCGCCCTCAACGTCGATGACCTCGACGAGGCGATCACGTTCTACACCAAACTGTTCGGCGTCGACCCCGCCAAGGTCAAGCCCGGCTATGCCAACTTCGCCGTCGCCGAGCCGCCGCTGAAGCTGGTGCTGCTGGAAAATCCCGGTAAGGGCGGCACCATCAACCACCTCGGCGTCGAGGTCCAATCCAGCGACAAGGTGCACGCCGAGATCGCCCGCCTGACCGGCGAGGGGCTGTTCACCGATGAGGAGATCGGCACCACGTGTTGCTTCGCCACCCAGGACAAGGTCTGGGTGACCGGGCCGGCCGGAGAGAAATGGGAGGTCTACACGGTGCTGGCCGACTCCGACACCTTCGGCACCAGCCCACAGCACCTCGACGATTCCGCCGACGGCGAGGGTGGGGTGTGTTGCGGCGGAGCCTCCAAGGAGGCTGACCCCGCCGCAGCGTCCTGTTGCTAG
- a CDS encoding DinB family protein, giving the protein MDRDAIAADLERARVTFHQLLAAAGPDDWDAPTRGTRWTNGQLLFHMVFGYMVVQRLLPLVRVMGRLPDRVSGAYARLLNAATTPFHQINYYGSCAAAMVYNRRRMGAKLHRVIDSLQHRLARETDDTLRRGMHFPPGWDPFFSDYMTLEDVYRYPGRHFDFHAAQLTFT; this is encoded by the coding sequence ATGGACCGCGATGCCATCGCTGCCGATCTGGAGCGCGCGCGTGTCACGTTCCACCAGCTACTGGCGGCCGCCGGCCCCGACGACTGGGATGCGCCGACGCGCGGAACCCGGTGGACCAACGGCCAATTGCTGTTCCACATGGTGTTCGGCTACATGGTCGTGCAGCGGCTGCTGCCCCTGGTGCGGGTGATGGGCCGACTACCTGACCGCGTCAGCGGGGCATACGCCCGGTTGCTCAACGCCGCGACCACGCCGTTTCATCAAATCAACTACTACGGATCATGCGCCGCCGCCATGGTCTACAACCGGCGCAGGATGGGCGCCAAACTCCACCGGGTCATCGACTCACTGCAACACCGGCTCGCCCGCGAGACCGACGACACCCTGCGGCGCGGCATGCATTTCCCGCCGGGATGGGATCCGTTCTTCTCCGACTACATGACGCTGGAAGACGTCTACCGCTACCCCGGGCGCCACTTCGACTTCCACGCCGCCCAACTCACCTTCACCTGA
- a CDS encoding ArsR/SmtB family transcription factor: protein MSKSQESLTDGDACCPPGALLREPLTAADAADMAVKLKALADPVRLQLFSAIASHAGGEACVCDISADIEVSQPTISHHLKVLRDAGLLTSQRRASWVYYAVVPDALASPAVLFGIDAAAGVSA, encoded by the coding sequence ATGTCGAAGTCGCAGGAGTCGTTGACCGACGGGGACGCGTGCTGCCCACCCGGGGCGCTGCTGCGCGAACCCCTTACCGCCGCGGACGCGGCGGACATGGCGGTCAAACTCAAAGCGCTGGCCGATCCGGTACGCCTGCAGCTGTTCTCCGCGATCGCCAGCCACGCCGGTGGTGAGGCCTGCGTCTGCGACATCTCCGCCGACATCGAGGTGTCACAACCGACCATCAGCCACCACCTCAAAGTGCTGCGCGACGCCGGGCTACTGACCTCACAGCGCCGGGCCTCCTGGGTGTACTACGCCGTGGTGCCCGACGCGCTGGCCAGCCCCGCCGTCCTGTTCGGCATTGACGCAGCCGCCGGGGTGTCGGCATGA
- a CDS encoding arsenate reductase ArsC translates to MTDSPVTHELRHDLSIDQQLALKTAATRLGGEFDGTFGTETIERFLHSSYDQFAGRATIPNFLPLLAERFARQRLHALARVEGKISDGKPTVLFLCTHNAGRSQMALGYFTHLAGDRAVAWSGGSEPGNEINPAAIAAMHEVGIDITGEYPKPWTDEIVQAADVVITMGCGDACPIFPGKRYENWELPDPAGQGLDAVRPIRDDIEERVHRLLADLNVPVTR, encoded by the coding sequence ATGACTGACAGCCCCGTCACCCACGAGCTTCGCCACGATCTGTCCATCGACCAGCAACTCGCCCTGAAAACCGCGGCGACCCGGCTGGGCGGTGAGTTCGATGGCACCTTCGGTACCGAAACCATCGAACGGTTCTTGCATTCGTCCTACGACCAGTTCGCCGGCCGGGCCACCATTCCGAACTTCCTGCCGCTGTTGGCCGAACGGTTCGCCCGCCAACGCCTGCACGCCCTGGCGAGAGTGGAAGGAAAGATCAGCGACGGCAAACCGACCGTGTTGTTCCTGTGCACCCACAACGCCGGCCGCTCGCAGATGGCGCTGGGCTACTTCACCCACCTGGCCGGTGACCGGGCCGTCGCCTGGTCCGGTGGATCCGAACCCGGCAACGAGATCAACCCCGCCGCGATCGCTGCCATGCACGAAGTCGGTATCGACATCACTGGCGAATACCCCAAACCCTGGACCGACGAAATTGTGCAGGCGGCCGACGTCGTCATCACCATGGGCTGCGGGGACGCCTGCCCGATCTTCCCCGGGAAACGCTACGAGAACTGGGAACTGCCCGACCCCGCCGGCCAGGGCCTCGACGCCGTCCGCCCGATCCGCGACGACATCGAAGAACGCGTCCACCGTTTGTTGGCCGACCTGAACGTGCCCGTCACCCGGTAG
- a CDS encoding arsenate-mycothiol transferase ArsC, with translation MADTSVLFVCVSNAGKSVMAAGLMRQIAGPTIHVSSAGTRAKTAVNDLSVQALAEVGVDISDHQPAQLTAQMLDDADLVVIVGSQAHLDEYCPGVTIQRWDTDEPSLRGIDGIDRMRIIRDDITTRVQALAANLSTAITPPTGQPSRSNARIERS, from the coding sequence ATGGCTGACACATCAGTGTTGTTCGTCTGCGTCAGTAACGCCGGAAAATCGGTCATGGCCGCCGGGCTCATGCGCCAGATCGCCGGACCGACCATCCACGTCAGCTCGGCGGGCACCCGCGCCAAGACCGCCGTCAACGACCTCTCGGTACAAGCCTTGGCAGAAGTCGGCGTCGACATCAGCGACCATCAGCCCGCCCAACTCACCGCGCAGATGCTCGACGACGCCGACCTGGTCGTCATCGTCGGCAGCCAAGCCCACCTCGACGAGTACTGTCCCGGCGTCACCATCCAGCGGTGGGATACCGACGAACCCTCCTTGCGCGGCATCGACGGAATCGACCGCATGCGAATCATCCGCGACGACATCACCACGCGCGTCCAGGCCTTGGCCGCCAACCTTTCCACCGCGATCACACCACCCACCGGCCAGCCATCCCGATCCAACGCGCGTATTGAGCGAAGCTAG
- a CDS encoding heavy metal translocating P-type ATPase: MSEACGCGSDDRPGEDEQEPERLWEITELRAAAVAGVVLLAGYVVGWSGGPHAVEIGLYALALVIGAYTFVPSTLRRLAQGKIGVGTLMTIAAVGAVILGEVGEAAMLAFLFSISEGLEEYSLARTRRGLRALLSLVPDEATVLRDGTETTIAPAELAVGDRMLVKPGERVATDGTIVSGRTALDVSAITGESVPVEAGPGDEVFAGSINGTSVLEVEVTSTAADNSLARIVAIVEAEQSRKGEAQRLADRIAKPLVPAIMIAAVLIAAIGSVLGDPLVWIERALVVLVAASPCALAISVPVTVVAAIGAASKLGVLVKGGAALEALGAVRTIALDKTGTLTANAPTVIDVATTNGATREHVLDVAAALEARSEHPLAAAILAAAQGPVQPADDVQAVTGAGLTGARDGRRLRLGRPGWLDPGPLAGQVAAMQAAGATAVLIEDNDQIIGAVAVRDELRPEAAHVVAQLRRGGYQVAMLTGDNQATAHALAKQVGIEVVHADLRPEDKAALIGQMRQRSSTAMVGDGVNDAPALATADLGIAMGAMGTDVAIETADVALMGEDLRHLTQALAHARRARRIMLQNVGLSLALITVLIPLALTGVLGLAAVVAVHELAEIVVIANGVRAGRTKPLGGTIIETGTDSHRLAHTRNQKTTAAS; the protein is encoded by the coding sequence ATGAGTGAGGCGTGCGGCTGCGGCAGCGACGACCGCCCCGGCGAGGACGAGCAGGAACCCGAACGGCTTTGGGAGATCACCGAACTGCGCGCCGCCGCGGTGGCGGGCGTGGTGCTTTTGGCCGGCTATGTGGTCGGCTGGTCCGGCGGCCCCCATGCGGTCGAAATCGGCCTGTATGCGCTCGCCTTGGTGATCGGTGCCTACACGTTCGTGCCTTCGACGCTGCGCCGGCTGGCGCAGGGCAAGATCGGGGTCGGCACGCTGATGACGATCGCCGCGGTCGGCGCGGTGATCCTCGGCGAGGTCGGCGAGGCCGCCATGCTGGCGTTCCTGTTCTCCATCAGCGAGGGCCTCGAAGAATACTCCCTCGCCCGCACCCGCCGAGGTCTGCGGGCGTTGTTGTCGCTGGTGCCCGATGAGGCCACCGTGCTCCGCGACGGTACCGAAACCACCATCGCCCCAGCAGAGTTGGCGGTGGGTGACCGGATGCTGGTCAAGCCCGGCGAACGCGTCGCCACCGACGGCACGATCGTGTCGGGGCGCACGGCGCTGGATGTTTCGGCCATCACCGGCGAATCCGTGCCGGTAGAGGCCGGGCCCGGTGATGAGGTGTTCGCCGGGTCGATCAACGGCACCAGCGTGCTGGAGGTTGAGGTCACGTCCACTGCTGCTGACAACTCGTTGGCCCGCATCGTGGCGATCGTGGAGGCCGAGCAGTCCCGCAAGGGCGAAGCCCAGCGCCTGGCCGACCGCATCGCCAAACCCCTGGTCCCCGCGATCATGATCGCCGCGGTCCTCATCGCCGCCATCGGCAGCGTGTTGGGCGATCCGCTGGTGTGGATCGAACGTGCCCTGGTGGTGTTGGTGGCGGCCTCTCCTTGCGCGCTGGCGATCTCGGTGCCGGTCACGGTGGTCGCCGCGATCGGCGCGGCTAGCAAGCTCGGTGTCTTGGTCAAGGGCGGGGCGGCGCTGGAAGCCCTGGGCGCGGTCCGCACGATCGCGCTGGACAAGACAGGCACCCTGACCGCCAACGCACCCACCGTCATCGACGTCGCCACCACCAACGGCGCCACCCGCGAGCACGTGCTGGATGTGGCGGCGGCGTTGGAGGCCCGCAGCGAACACCCCCTCGCGGCAGCGATTCTCGCCGCCGCGCAGGGCCCCGTGCAACCGGCTGATGACGTGCAGGCGGTCACCGGTGCCGGGTTGACCGGCGCGCGGGATGGCCGTCGATTGCGGCTGGGCCGCCCCGGCTGGCTTGACCCCGGCCCGCTGGCCGGCCAGGTCGCGGCCATGCAGGCCGCCGGCGCCACCGCCGTGCTCATCGAAGACAACGACCAGATCATCGGGGCAGTCGCGGTGCGCGATGAGCTGCGGCCCGAAGCCGCCCACGTCGTCGCCCAGCTGCGCCGCGGCGGGTATCAGGTGGCCATGCTCACCGGTGACAACCAAGCGACCGCCCACGCATTGGCCAAGCAGGTGGGCATCGAGGTCGTGCATGCCGATCTGCGGCCCGAAGACAAAGCCGCGCTAATTGGTCAAATGCGCCAACGTTCCTCGACGGCCATGGTCGGTGACGGCGTCAACGACGCCCCGGCCCTGGCCACTGCCGATTTGGGTATCGCCATGGGCGCGATGGGCACCGACGTGGCCATCGAAACCGCCGACGTCGCGCTGATGGGTGAAGACCTGCGCCACCTCACCCAAGCACTGGCCCACGCGCGGCGCGCGAGGCGGATCATGCTGCAAAACGTCGGCCTCTCACTGGCATTGATTACGGTGCTCATTCCGCTCGCCCTCACCGGTGTCCTCGGGCTGGCCGCGGTCGTCGCGGTGCACGAACTCGCCGAAATCGTCGTCATCGCCAACGGCGTGCGCGCCGGACGCACCAAGCCCCTCGGGGGCACCATCATCGAAACCGGAACCGACTCCCACCGGCTGGCCCACACCCGCAACCAGAAGACCACGGCAGCCAGCTGA
- a CDS encoding ArsR/SmtB family transcription factor: MKSGSVDPAMCGNVDAATALFHSLSDGTRLAILRRLAVGEARVVDLTGELGLAQSTVSAHLACLRDCGLVDFRPQGRASVYRLARPELLDMLRAAEAVLEATGNAVALCPNYGHPTERKKVAR, encoded by the coding sequence ATGAAAAGTGGTTCGGTCGATCCCGCGATGTGCGGGAATGTGGATGCGGCGACGGCGTTGTTTCACAGCCTCTCGGATGGCACCCGGTTGGCGATCCTGCGCCGGCTGGCGGTCGGTGAGGCGCGGGTGGTGGATCTGACCGGCGAGTTGGGGTTGGCGCAGTCGACGGTGTCGGCGCATCTGGCGTGCCTGCGCGACTGCGGGCTGGTGGATTTCCGGCCGCAGGGCCGCGCCTCGGTGTATCGGCTGGCCCGCCCGGAACTACTGGACATGTTGCGGGCCGCCGAAGCTGTCTTGGAGGCCACCGGCAACGCGGTGGCGTTGTGCCCCAACTACGGCCACCCGACTGAGCGGAAGAAGGTTGCGCGATGA
- a CDS encoding methyltransferase family protein, which yields MALTALGLFAMLMLVIGACRRRIQLARIGDSGNRRGWRPDGTLEWWALALADVGYLLVGVGAPAAALAGLAPLRFADHLLVHATGIAVAVVGIGLTLQAQLGLGASWRIGVDETERTELVTGGPFAIVRNPIFTTLLLTLTGLTLMVPNPIAIAGLLIAIAGIQLQVREVEEPYLRRVHGHTYRDYTTRVGRFLPWLGRTRDETNDAARHYT from the coding sequence ATGGCACTGACTGCACTGGGCCTGTTCGCGATGTTGATGCTGGTGATCGGGGCCTGTCGGCGCCGGATCCAGCTGGCCCGCATCGGCGACAGCGGCAACCGGCGGGGTTGGCGGCCCGACGGCACCCTGGAATGGTGGGCGCTCGCGCTCGCCGACGTGGGCTATCTGCTGGTCGGCGTCGGCGCCCCAGCGGCGGCCCTGGCCGGGCTCGCCCCACTGCGTTTCGCCGACCATCTGCTGGTTCATGCGACTGGGATCGCGGTTGCGGTGGTGGGCATCGGGCTGACCTTGCAGGCCCAGCTGGGGTTGGGGGCCTCGTGGCGGATCGGGGTTGATGAGACCGAACGCACCGAGCTGGTCACCGGCGGCCCGTTCGCGATTGTGCGCAACCCGATCTTCACCACACTGCTGCTCACCCTGACCGGCCTGACGCTGATGGTGCCCAACCCGATAGCGATCGCCGGCCTGCTGATCGCGATCGCCGGCATCCAGCTGCAGGTGCGCGAAGTGGAAGAGCCCTACCTGCGCCGCGTCCACGGCCACACCTACCGCGACTACACCACCCGAGTGGGGCGCTTCCTACCGTGGCTCGGCCGCACCAGAGATGAGACCAATGATGCTGCCCGACACTACACCTGA